The Meles meles chromosome 6, mMelMel3.1 paternal haplotype, whole genome shotgun sequence DNA segment TCACATCGCTCAAGCACGAAGAATGTGTTTAGGAAACAACCACCAAATTCTAACCAGGGTACAGATgaaagtgggagaggcagaatgCCCCTCAGGATGCCAACGATGATCTCGCCCCGGGCAAAATCCAGTTCTTTCCAGGGTGATACCTTCATCCCAGTACGCGCGTAGCGCGGTAACTCCGGACACTCACTTTACTTCGCCACTCGTGACAACTTAAGGAAGGAGATGAACCGGGCTCCGGTTGTCAAAAGGAGGCTCCCTTACAAACTCGGGGGACGGGCACTGCTCGTCAAAGTGGTGTCCTCCGTGGACGCAGCAGCAGAGCCCCTGGGAGCCCGGGTAAGAATTTCGAGTCCCGAGGGCGCTCCGCCCATTCCGGCGCCCTCCTCGTTCGCCAAGCGGGCAAGACCTCGCTGACCCCCGCGAGAGACAAAGGGGCAGGACCGCCTCGTTGGCCACGGCTTTTTCCTTCCCAGACAGGCAACCCCAAGGAAAGACCCGGAAGCTCCACGCCACCCGGAAGGATGCGGCGACACCGGACACGGCTGCCCGGAGCCCGGCCTCCCCCTGGGGTGGCGCGGCTGCGGGTCCTCACCTGGGCGTCGCCCCTGCCACTCGGCCCACAGCAGGGTCAGGTCGCCATCGGCCCGCAGGAAGAGCAGCAGCTGCACCACGAGCGCGAGGAGCGCGCACAGCACCAGCAGCCACAGTAGCAACTCCCAGCTCATCGCGGCCGCGCGCGCCCGGTTCCGCGGAAAGAAGACTGTCGGCGCAGGAGCGCACAGGACTCAGTGCGGCCGCGGGTCCCAGGGCCCGAGAGTAGCGAGCCCCGGCTCCGCCCAGCTAGTGGGCAGGCGGCTGGGGGGGCGGTCCCGACGCGCCCAGTTCCGCACCgccctcaccccacctcccaaCCCCGCCCGCTGGGAGCCGCACCCTGGGCTGCGCAGAGGATGTTGGCAATCGCCCCACGCCGCGCCCAGAGTCCCGAACACCGAAACTGCTGCGCTCGCTCCGCCTGCGTCTGAGCCTGAGAAAGGTTGCGGTGGGGACAGAAGGCGTGGAGGGCTTGAAGACGCGGCGGGACGGTTGTTCGTACAGCAGCCACAAGGTTTGTCCTATCAAGAACAACTCCTTAACAGTTGTTTTGAGGGCATCCAGTTTCAAGGCTCGGGTTGTGTCAAAAGGCAGAGCACAGCTGCTCCGACCCGATCACGATTCCCACCATCCTCGTCTTTCTTTCCTTAACTCAATGAAGGGAACAGACTATCAATATTCCACCCACGCCAGGCACTCACCGTCCACCCCCATCCAATGAACCCTACTCTGAGTTGCCACCTTGTCGGTTTAGATTCGAAAAGCTGTTGCAAAAGACACTTGCCTGGCTCCTGGACGGGAAAGTGCATTTTCAGTCAAACTGTCCATGAGCACTGGCTGTAGGAGCAGAATTGGAGACCTGAGCCCAGCTGGTGCCGTCCTCGGCAGCCTAAGTAAATTATTTGTCTTTAGGTACCCACAAAGAATAGAGAAGTTTAAACAAGAAAATGCCTGTGAAGGGCACAGTAGCTCATACACAGTGAttatatgtattcttttataattatgagaattgtagtttttaattatttgtttcctttagttcttaGATTCCAACCTGAAAGACACACTTTGCTCATAAACTTATATATTCTAGACGTAAAGAATTACCCTTGCACGGGAAAGCAATAAGAATGTTTTCAATTGTGATGCATCAGGTACTGCTGTGATATGGGTCTGATTCTCCAAGGAAGACCTGCACTAGCTAAACTTTGATCTTAACCGATTGTTTACCTCAATTACAACTTGGTATAATATTGCTAAACTAGAGAGTTGCCCTCTTTAGTTTGTTACCTTTGCAGTATGGGTTTTCTTCTGATGATGATAAATGACTTTTAAACTATGGTGCTTAAAGATACTACACTGAATCTCACTCCACTGATAAAATTCCAAGAGTTTCCTCTGACCCTGTTTCCTTCTGTAAAATGTAAGGATTGATTTAGATTTAGTGTCCCAAGCCAGATCATACCACGGATGCGCACCTGGATTCTCCACCAGAAACTCCAGTTCTGGGGAAGGTGAAAGGGGAACAGAGCTGTATCTATAATACACCAACTATAATAACACCACAGGGTCATTTCTCCTCACTAGTGAGTCTTGCATTGGAAAATGAGAACAAGTTAATATACAAATTTCAACATCATGAATTTCCTTTTATCTGAATAGAAGTATAGTTCATTTTGGAATTCAATTATATGTTTAAAGGATCAGCCACTATGATCAGAAAAACAACTGTTATCGCAGATATCTTTGCAGTGCCTAATTGTCCTCATTTGTTCTCTTTACCAGTGAGAAAAATCCAGAATCTGCTGCCTCTGGAGAAGATACTCACCAAGTTCTTGTCACAGTAGCCTCCGCCAAGATTGCCTCTTCCTATTTTGAGCAGAATTTATCTTAAAACTGAATCCAAAGTGTGcaaagtggataaaagacagatgaataaatgaagggaCTCCCCAGAGGCCCATAGGGCACAATAGGGAGAGCAGTGGAACCCTGGCCTCTCCTGGATTTGTCCATTCAGAATGGACAGAATTTCAACCATTTATAAAAGTCCAATAATTGTAAAAAGTGAGTTCAAATATAAGCTACCTTATTTCCATTATGAACAGAGAAACAACTGCCAGAGTCAAGGAGGGAAGCATTTTCCATTCAGCCCCTCCTTCTCCCATATGGAAAGAGCAGTGGCTGCTCCCTCTACTCatgtctctgtatctttccatGAAACCAGGATGGTGCTGAGGGTAAGCGGCCATCACACAAGTCCCCACGAGTCAAGGCAATGGTCCCTCAGGACAGGGTCCTTTCACAACCAGAGGAAAAAGACTAACACCATATGCTATAATTTAACACCTTAAAATGTGCTTCTGACAGCACACAAACCTACTCTTAGCTGACTGTCTGTTTTGGCAAAACAAATTAGTTCGGCGCTAAACATCCTTGTTCTCAAGCGAAGGTTTACCTCCCAAAGTAAACAGcacaataaaaacagaatttaatCAGAACACTACTAATTACATAGAATGTCAAGATATTAGTCTCAATACTTTCCCACTACAAATAAGCTTCAAAACATTTCATTGCTTCCTTCTAAACACCTACATGTGTTAATATTaagaattttaggggcgcctgggtggctcagtggattaagccgctgccttcagctcaggtcatgatctcagggtcctggaatcgagccccgcattgggctctctgctctgcagggagcctgcttcctcctctctctctgcctgcctctctgcctacttgtgatctctctctctgtcaaataaataaataaaatcttaaaaaaaaaaagaattttaaaatgaggttttGATCTACAAACCTCCAAGAGACCTACTTAAAGTACATAGAAATTAGGTCATGGTTGAGAACAATGGAGAGTCTCATGGAGAATGTTGTAGGTGTTGATGCTATAGAAATTCCATCCTTTTTAATTCCTGGACTACGTCATGTTCTGATGTGAAATGCTATTCCTTGGCATAAGGcaaatataactttaaaacaatgatgaaagtgCAACAGACATCAGCTCCCCTCCTCAATGCTTTATTTTCCAGCCTGCCTACGAAgcttccagtttctttttcttgaaatgtGTTGAAGAATGTTACTTGCAATAATTAAGTTTCCTTAAACATCCCTTCATTCTCCCTTTCCAATTCTGTTGCATGCCTCCGCCCCCAACTCCCCATTTCCGTCCTCCTCCAGAAAGATGTATGTGGCTCTCCAGAGCCATAACCATCTCTTCCCTAGTCTCATCTCTTTTGTAATTACTTCTGATGGCAAATATATCTGATATCTCTAATTATTTCCAGGGTTAATATGCTATTATCCCAGTGAAACTTTAAGCTCCTTGAGATCAAGTAGCAAAACGGATGCTTCTTTTGAAGAGTCCGCAGTACCCATCTTAGTGGGTTCATACAACAAATGGTAAGCCCGCATTAAATTGAATTCTCCTTTCCTTGAAAGTTAAACCTCCTTGaagttcctttttgtttttttgtttgtttgtttttatattttacttatttatttgagagagggagagagagagagagatcatgagcagggaaGAAGGGTAGAGGgtgaaacagactccttgcttagcaaagagcctgatgcagaattccatcccagaaccctgggattatgacctgagccagaggctcaggcttaaccgactgagccacccaggtacccctctctgaagttcttttttttttttttttaagattttatttatttatttgacagagagagaaatcacaactaggcagagaggcaggcagagagaggggcaagcaggctccctgctgagcagagagccccatgtggggctcgatcccaggaccctgagatcatgacctgagccgaaggcagaggcctaacccactgagccacccaggcaccccctctctgAAGTTCTTAAGTTGATGGAAAAAGAATTGCTAGATTTTAACAAACCAGTCTTCCCTGAATGCCATTAAAATGCTTTGAATAAAGTCTCGGCCAAGGCCTTTCATACAATTGGTTGCCTTTGTTTTACATTTCAGCTCTGATAGAATAGTATCCCCTTCTCTCCTATTGGTAATGGTCATTGTTGATGGTGAGGGCTCAGGCCTACTCGAGATAGATTAGCCAGGATGGAAGGCAGTCATGTGTAAGAAAACTGTCACTTTCCATAATAAAAGCATATATAAAAATAGCTttagggggacctgggtgactcagttggttaaccatctgcctctggctcaggtcataatcccagggttctgggatcaagccccacatcaggctccctgctcagtggggaacctgcttctccctcttactctgctgctctgcctacttgtgctcactcgctctttctgtcaaataaataaataaaatcttaaaaaaaaaaacttgaaaaaatctagatcttcaaaaaaaaaaaaaatccagatctcCCCTTATGGGCAGTctctggaggaaaaaataaaaaaacacaaagaaagcccCAGTGAGTGGAAACAGGAATTGAGGAAGTTAGAGAGAAGAATATTCTTCCTGTAGAAGAGGAAGACATTTGTGCTTTTTGATTGGAGATATCACAACCCCTAGATACTTTGGGGAATTTGTTAGATATGCTTTGTTTTCATAGTGTCAAGTGGCCACAGTCCAGGAGTGCTGAAGTCTGGCCGTGGTGGACACATGCTCCTTCTTCTATTCACTGCTTAAGGGAAACATCCCTGCATTCCTTTGCCTCTGTTTGCCTACAATCCTAGAAGCATTTGGGTTATTGTTTACTATTCTCATATTCTGCAGGCAGACATGGTCTTACTTGAATAGTCTTGGGTCTCATATGAATTGTTTCCTTATCTTTAGTAATCTTATGGGGTTCTGTACTAGGAAAATTTCGCTGCCCATTAGCCACATGTAGTTCTGTATATCATTGAATTGATTGTCTCTTTAGATAGCAGATTGCCACATTATCTTGAGTCTCTTAGACATGAACAATTCACTGTatgattctcttctctctccctctctgtttctctccttccctgcctctgtccctgctccctaCTCTCTCATTAAATGACTCGTTTCAAACTTCACCTTGCATATAGCAATAAACGTTCTAGCCAGTGGCGGTGGTTACTCAAATCTAAACGTGATAATATTGCATAgaaccacacacatgcacacaagcctacacacagatatatatatgtgcaaCTGGTGAAATTTTAATAAGGTCTATGGATTGTGCTAATAACAATTTCCTGGTTCTGTTACTAttctaaaattatgtaaaatgttaCCAGTGGGGAACACGGAGTGAAGAGTACACAGGACCTCTTTGTACCATTTTTGCAACTTCCCGTACATCTGTAGTTATTTTAAAGTAGGAATAATTTGGTGTTACAAGATGCTTGTACTACCTGTGAAGCaaaataatgttatttgaaaGTAAACTCGGATGAATTATAAATGCATATTGCAAACTCTAGGGCAACCActttaaaaagtttcttaaaaagtataattgagggcatctgggtggctcagttggtcgagtgtctgccttcggctcaggtcatgaacccagggccctgggatggagcccctgcacagggctctcggctcagcaaggagtctgcttctccctctgcccctcccccgctgctggtgctcgtgctctctctctctctctctctctcaaataaataaaatctttggaaaaaaaaagtacaattgaTATGCTAAGATAGAAGAGTATATTAGgactccagagaaacagaaccaataagttatgggggggggggtgtgtaagagatttattataggaattggctcataCAATTACAGAGACCAAGTTGTCCCATGATCTGTTGTCTGTAAGCTGGAGAACCAGAAAAACAAGTGATGCAATTCACTCCAAGTCTGAAGGTTTAAGAACCAAAGGAGCTGGTAGTTTAAGTCACTGCCCAACACCAAATGCCCAGGAACCAGGAGCACTGatgtctgagggcaggagaagatggatatCCCAGCTCAAGCATAGGACAGATTAGCCCTCCTTCTGCTTTTTTGaatggattggatgatgcccacccaTAATGGTGAGGGTGACCTTTACATAGTCTGCTGATTCAAATATCACTCTCTTCCAGAAGCACCCTCAGCAAGGTGTCAGTTCTTCTCAATTGATCTATAGAGTCAATGTAATTCCAATAAAGattccagcaagttattttgtggaaatTGAAAGACTGAGTCAAAAGTTaatatggaggggcacctgggtggctcagtgggttaaagcctctgccttcggctcgggtcatgatcccagggttctgggatggagccccacatggggctctctgctcagcagggagcatgctttccttcctctctctttgcctgcctctctgcctacttgtgatctctgtcaaataaataaatataatcttttaaaaaaaaagttaatatggaGAGGCAAAAGCCCAGAATAGACAGCATGATACTAAATAACAAAGTTGGAGGGCTGACAATATTTGGCTTCAAGACTTACTGAAAAGCCACAGAAATCAAGATAGTGTGGCattgaaagaatagacaaatagattaatggaacagaatatagagctTACAGATAGACTTATAGAGCTTataaatagacccacacaaaaaTTGTCAACTGATCTTTAGCAAAGGAGCAAAGACAATATAATGGAGCAAAAAACAATCTTTTCAACAGATGGTATAGAACAAGTCAACATTCAAATGCAAAAACATGAATCTAGACCCACACTTTATACCCGtcgcaaaaattaactcaaagtggaaattagacctaaatataaatgcaaaactataaaactcctaggatATAACAAaggacaaaacataaatgacctTGAGTATagtaatgactttttagatacaatacCAAAGGTACGATCCATGAAAGAAACGTTTGATAAGCTGGAGTTCATTAAAATCGAAAAaatctgctctgcaaaagactgggtcaggagaatgaaaagacaagccacagacaaGGAGAAAGTATCATAAAAGACATCTGATAGCTCTTTTTCGCCACCCTCCTGCTGTGTGCCGCTCACTGTTACTGACTATGTCTTCTCACAAGACTTTCAGGATCAAGCGATTCCTGGccgagaaacaaaagcaaaatcgtCCCATTCCCCAGCGGATTCGGATGAAAACTGGTAATAAAATCAGGTACAACTCCAAGAGGAGGCACTAGAGGAGAACCAAGCTGGGTCTCTAAGGCGTCCCACATCACGCGATGACACACCTAACTGGCACCACGTATTTAATTAAGCTCCTTGAAGATCGTGTGTTGTACTCTGTCACCCTGTAAACACCATTCTGCCTGGGCAATAGATACCATTTAGCAGGGAAAGATTTTTCTGTTACTATAGCTCTGTACCAGTGGGTTGGTTCGGTAGTAAACATGAGGtcttttagctttaaaaaaaaaaaaaaaaaaagacatatgataaaggactgttatccaaaatatacaaagaatgttatccaaaatatacaaagaacacttaGAACTCAAAGAACACTTAGAACTcaacaatacaaaaacaaacacaccaatttaaaaatgggcagaagacctgaactgATGTTTATTGAGAAGGTATGTAGAtgacaagcatatgaaaagatgttcaacgtcATATGCCCTTGGAGAATTGCGAGATAAAACATCAATAAGATACAattacatacctattagaatgaccaaaatctaAGACACAAGCAATACCAAATGcagacaaggatgtggagcaaaaggAACACTTACTCATTACTgggggaatgcaaaatgataataGCCATTCTTGGGAGTCAGTTTGGTAATTTCTTAGAAAATAGAACACACTCttaccatatggtccagcaattatgctccttggtatttactcaaatgaactgaaaatgtatgtccatacaaaaactttTACAAAGATGTttagagcagctttattcatgattccccaaacttggaagcaaccgagaggtccttcagtgggtgaatggatacacaaactatggtacatccagagtatggaatattattcagtactaAAGAAAAGTGAGCTATCAAAGCATGAAAAGGCAtaaaggaaacttaaatgcatattattaagtgaaagaagccaatctgaaattGTTACACACTGtataattccaactatatgacattctggaaaaggcaaaactgtaaaTAAAAAGATCATCGGTTATCTGGGTTTGATGGTGTGGAAGGAGGTAAGAAGAGGCAGAACATAgaatttttaaggcagtgaagaTACTCGGTATGATATCATAATCATAGATATATGCtgttatacatttgtcaaaacctataCAATATACAATGACAAAGTAAACCCTAATGCAAAccatggactttgggtgataatgatgtggtTAGATAATCAGTTAgttcattatatatacatatataaaacaaatatagcCTCCAGTGCAAGGTGTTGATGAGGGATATTGTGCATGTGTAGGGATaaggggtatatgggaactctctataCATTCTGTTCAGTTTTGTTGTGAGCCTAAAACTGttctgaaaaaaatagtttattgggcgcctgggtggctcagtgggttaaagcctctgccttcggcttgggtcatggtccc contains these protein-coding regions:
- the LOC123944644 gene encoding 60S ribosomal protein L39-like, translated to MSSHKTFRIKRFLAEKQKQNRPIPQRIRMKTGNKIRYNSKRRH